The DNA region TCGAGCGTGCCACCGGCCAGGGCGGCGCGCTCCTGCATGCCGGGCAGCCCATGGCCGAACGAGCCGCCGGACTGCGCGGCTTCATCCGCTCGCACAGTGTTCTGCACTGCGATGCGCAGGGCATCATCGGTCCAGGCGAGGGCGAGACGCACCGGCGCGTCTGGCTCGCCGTGCCGCAGGGCGTTCGTGAGGGCCTCCTGCACGATGCGGTAAGCCGCGATCTCGTGCCCGGCGCCCAGTGAGCGCGGCTCCCCCGATCGCGTCAGCTCCACGACCATGCCCGTTGCACGCAACTGCTCGACGAGGCCGTCGATGTCGTCGAGGCGGGGCTGCGGCGAGTCCGACCCGTCATGGCGCAGTTCGGCCAGCAGCAGACGGACGTCGCCCAGGGCGGTGCGCGCCGTGCCGGCGATGGTCGCGAGGGCCGTGGACTGCACAGCGGCCGGATCCGGACCGACGGATGCCGCGTAGCGCGCACCGTCGGCTTGGGCGATGACGACGGCGAGCGAGTGCGCCACCACGTCGTGCATGTCACGGGCGATGCGGGTGCGCTCCTGTTCGACGGCGACCTCGTATCGGGAACGTTCGTCGGCGATGCGCGCCTCGACCCTGGCGGCCCGGGAGGCCCGGGTCGTGCGGACGAGGGTGCCCAGAGTCCACGAGAGACCGAGAAGCGCCAGCTGGGAGATGCCGAGGAACAGCACGAGGATCATCGCGCGCGAACCGTCGGTCGTCGGCTCCACGATCGTGGGATCCTCGGCGGCCCGCCACGCCGGTTGGAAGAAGACGAGATAGGCCGTCGCCACGGCGGAGCCGAGTACTGCGGAGGCCAGGCCGAGCCAGCGCACCAGCCTGCTGCCGTAGGCGGCCGTCGCGTAGAGCACCCCGAGGATGGCGATGTCGCCGGCGCCGGGGTCGCCGAGCGTCGCGAGTTGGACGATGGCACCGATCCAGGCGACTCCGAGGGCCAGACCCGGCGAGATCCGGCGGATCGCCAGTGCGACGCAGAGCACCGCCAGTGCCACGACCGAGGCGACGCCCTGACCGACGCTCACCGTGAGAGCCAGCAGGAAGAGCAGCGCCGCGGCGCTCAGGTCGAAGGCGAGGCTGCGACCGGGCAACCGCCGCACCAGTCCGGCGTCCGGCGCGACGCCCGCAAGCGCCGGCGCGGGGTCCGACTGGGACATCAGAAGCCGAGCTTGCCGAGCTGCTTCGGGTCGCGCTGCCACTCCTTGGCCACCTTCACCCGCAGGGAGAGGAACACCTTCGAGCCGACGAGGGGCTCGATC from Leifsonia sp. Root1293 includes:
- a CDS encoding sensor histidine kinase, whose translation is MSQSDPAPALAGVAPDAGLVRRLPGRSLAFDLSAAALLFLLALTVSVGQGVASVVALAVLCVALAIRRISPGLALGVAWIGAIVQLATLGDPGAGDIAILGVLYATAAYGSRLVRWLGLASAVLGSAVATAYLVFFQPAWRAAEDPTIVEPTTDGSRAMILVLFLGISQLALLGLSWTLGTLVRTTRASRAARVEARIADERSRYEVAVEQERTRIARDMHDVVAHSLAVVIAQADGARYAASVGPDPAAVQSTALATIAGTARTALGDVRLLLAELRHDGSDSPQPRLDDIDGLVEQLRATGMVVELTRSGEPRSLGAGHEIAAYRIVQEALTNALRHGEPDAPVRLALAWTDDALRIAVQNTVRADEAAQSGGSFGHGLPGMQERAALAGGTLEAGRSASEPDRFVVEASIPAIQRETSS